A window of Bacteroidota bacterium contains these coding sequences:
- a CDS encoding DoxX family protein, protein MKKLFSTNYTDAAFNFGMLLLRAGFGFLLFFNHGLGKLQSFDQRKDSFADPLGIGHTPSLLFTIFAEVFCALLIVFGLLSRLAALALVIFFGVLILVYHKHDPLKQKEMAILFLLAFLAILFCGPGKWSIDKLIGK, encoded by the coding sequence GTGAAAAAACTCTTTAGTACTAATTACACCGACGCAGCTTTTAATTTCGGAATGTTACTGCTGCGTGCAGGCTTTGGGTTTCTATTATTCTTCAATCATGGTTTGGGTAAACTTCAGAGTTTTGATCAGCGAAAAGACAGTTTTGCAGACCCGCTGGGTATCGGGCATACGCCGAGCCTCTTGTTCACAATTTTTGCTGAAGTGTTTTGTGCATTACTGATCGTATTTGGTTTGCTTTCGAGGCTGGCAGCGTTGGCACTGGTCATCTTTTTTGGCGTACTCATACTGGTATATCATAAACATGATCCGCTGAAACAAAAAGAGATGGCTATACTTTTTCTGCTTGCATTTTTAGCTATCTTGTTCTGTGGGCCAGGTAAGTGGAGTATTGATAAATTAATTGGAAAATAA
- a CDS encoding T9SS type A sorting domain-containing protein, which produces MKGFISLLLLFGLCTQINSQKKCETAQYYKDEIRINPDAEKKYKAVEEFTNHYINSQNNDQQARIAVSSVIKIPVVVHVLYHNPGNKISDDLIRSQIDVLNQDFRRRNADTSLTPAAFRNVAADCEIEFYLATSDPRQYSTTGIIQKYTPIKDWGKDNYKMMSDEEYGSSTWDSKSYLNIWVCNLSGVAAYSTIPGSDPKKDGVVIDFSAFGVNKQNSGYDYGRTVVHEIGHWLNLMHIWGDSNCGDDGVSDTPPQANYTMGCPTEVRTSCNNGAAGNMYMNYMDFTDDACMNMFTKGQKARMRSLFAAGGARESMLNSKGLNPPLFISSPTELPDPKWLFTKIYPNPAIDKMIINVEHDTRWIGKTINVTNMNGVLLMKILISSANQEVNISSLQSGVYILSAKKEDGEIIRHKFLKM; this is translated from the coding sequence ATGAAGGGTTTCATTAGCTTGCTTCTATTATTTGGACTCTGCACCCAGATAAACTCACAGAAAAAATGTGAAACGGCTCAATATTATAAAGACGAAATACGCATCAACCCTGATGCGGAAAAGAAATATAAGGCAGTAGAAGAGTTCACTAACCATTATATCAATTCACAGAATAATGATCAGCAGGCAAGAATTGCAGTTTCTTCTGTGATCAAAATACCGGTTGTTGTGCATGTATTGTATCATAATCCAGGCAATAAAATTTCAGATGATCTTATCCGCTCTCAAATTGATGTGCTGAATCAGGATTTCCGACGCAGAAACGCAGATACATCTTTAACTCCCGCCGCTTTTCGAAATGTAGCAGCGGACTGCGAAATAGAATTTTACCTCGCCACATCAGATCCCAGGCAATATTCTACTACAGGCATCATACAGAAATATACACCTATTAAAGATTGGGGAAAAGACAATTATAAAATGATGTCAGATGAAGAATATGGTTCCAGTACATGGGATTCCAAAAGCTATCTTAATATTTGGGTGTGTAATTTGAGTGGCGTCGCAGCTTATTCAACGATTCCGGGATCTGATCCAAAAAAAGATGGAGTTGTTATAGACTTCAGCGCATTTGGAGTAAATAAACAAAACAGCGGATACGATTATGGTAGAACAGTAGTTCACGAGATCGGACATTGGCTCAATTTAATGCATATCTGGGGAGATAGTAATTGTGGTGATGACGGTGTTTCTGACACACCCCCACAAGCTAATTATACGATGGGTTGCCCGACTGAAGTAAGAACTTCCTGTAATAATGGTGCTGCGGGAAATATGTATATGAATTATATGGACTTTACGGATGATGCCTGCATGAATATGTTTACCAAAGGACAAAAAGCAAGGATGCGTTCTTTATTTGCAGCAGGGGGGGCAAGAGAATCAATGCTCAATTCAAAAGGACTAAACCCGCCATTATTTATTTCAAGTCCAACCGAATTGCCTGATCCAAAATGGTTGTTTACAAAAATTTATCCTAATCCCGCTATCGATAAAATGATAATTAATGTTGAACACGATACAAGGTGGATAGGGAAAACGATTAACGTTACAAATATGAACGGAGTGCTGTTAATGAAAATTTTAATAAGTTCTGCCAACCAGGAAGTTAATATCAGCAGTTTGCAAAGCGGTGTTTATATTTTATCTGCTAAAAAAGAAGATGGTGAGATCATCCGTCATAAGTTTTTAAAAATGTAA
- a CDS encoding acyl-CoA thioesterase has protein sequence MYSHDAQIRVRYAETDQMGVVYHSNYFPWFESSRAEWIRSLGYTYADIENMGIIMPIVDVHCRYLRSAKYDELLTVNTTLKELPVHHKIEFFQEVYNEQKELLASAKIILYFMEMKTMRRTSMPAEMLEKLQLYFNQ, from the coding sequence ATGTATTCACACGATGCACAAATACGAGTTCGCTATGCAGAGACCGACCAGATGGGAGTTGTTTACCATAGCAATTATTTCCCTTGGTTCGAATCCTCAAGAGCTGAATGGATCCGTAGCCTCGGATACACTTATGCAGATATAGAAAATATGGGTATTATAATGCCCATTGTAGACGTACATTGCCGTTATTTACGGTCTGCGAAGTATGACGAATTGCTGACTGTGAATACAACTTTAAAAGAATTACCCGTTCATCATAAGATCGAATTCTTCCAGGAAGTGTATAATGAACAAAAAGAATTGCTGGCTTCAGCCAAGATCATTTTATATTTTATGGAAATGAAAACAATGAGACGTACAAGTATGCCAGCCGAAATGCTGGAGAAACTGCAACTCTATTTTAATCAATAA
- a CDS encoding TonB-dependent receptor: MSRNNKIVFVVGMMALLAGNSAFAQREQRDTSKRDVTITSAFKPMLKDASKINFNPSPPVADTTKPKLNYTIPNQNMLFPYQPGSLKPLALSIDSGGKFDNSNYVKVGFGSLRTPYVQLGLSLGDGKTAGANIFAKHVSSDGKRDFQDFTNTQVKLSGFFQTAKSLEWNVGFGMRQDKTWKYGYQPPTLVFSDDSLKQSFNTYSAKVGFHNINKTGFGISYAPEVRIDVMSDDNKNSESNTVLNLPLEKAIGNQFSVKLGVTFDLTRLSPENKAAINNTMYYLSPSVVYKTSKINIQAGIRPSWDNKTFKMFPNIIGDISTEDNRLTLQAGWTGYVRKTTYQYLATQNPWLDMPASFNNTWVVERFAGFKGSAGNHFTYSAKIGFNELNNQPLFVNNYSIDDGGKTFIVVNEPRIKVLHMGGEIAVTVQEKFSWEAGWQANQYSGLKVNDKAWGLIPLEFRSGLKLQVIKDLWLKSDLFAWSGPKYQKADGSDGSLNGAFDLNAGLEFKITKALNLWTQFNNLTNKQYQRWNQYPVYGFNFAAGIVFSFAQLTK; this comes from the coding sequence ATGAGCAGAAATAATAAAATAGTATTTGTAGTTGGGATGATGGCCCTGTTAGCAGGTAATTCCGCTTTTGCGCAAAGGGAACAACGAGACACCAGCAAAAGAGATGTTACGATCACCTCTGCATTCAAGCCAATGTTGAAAGATGCATCGAAAATTAATTTTAATCCAAGTCCACCAGTGGCTGATACTACAAAACCAAAATTGAATTATACTATCCCTAACCAGAATATGTTATTCCCATACCAGCCGGGTTCGCTGAAACCACTTGCATTGAGTATTGACAGCGGTGGTAAATTTGATAACAGCAATTATGTAAAAGTGGGTTTCGGAAGTTTGAGAACGCCTTATGTACAACTTGGTCTTAGTTTGGGTGATGGCAAAACAGCAGGAGCAAATATTTTTGCAAAACATGTTTCTTCTGATGGTAAAAGAGATTTCCAGGATTTTACCAACACACAGGTGAAGCTGAGTGGTTTTTTTCAAACAGCTAAAAGCCTGGAATGGAATGTTGGCTTTGGAATGAGGCAGGATAAAACATGGAAGTATGGGTACCAGCCGCCTACTTTAGTATTTTCGGATGATTCATTAAAACAGAGTTTTAATACATATTCAGCCAAAGTTGGTTTTCACAATATCAATAAAACCGGGTTTGGAATTTCTTATGCTCCGGAAGTAAGAATTGATGTGATGAGCGATGATAATAAGAATAGTGAAAGTAATACTGTGCTTAATCTTCCGCTTGAAAAAGCCATCGGCAATCAGTTCTCTGTAAAATTGGGAGTAACATTTGACCTGACAAGACTTTCGCCGGAAAACAAAGCGGCAATAAACAATACGATGTATTATTTATCACCATCGGTAGTATATAAAACATCCAAAATAAATATACAGGCGGGTATCCGTCCATCATGGGATAATAAAACATTTAAGATGTTTCCAAATATTATCGGTGATATAAGTACAGAAGATAACCGGTTGACCCTGCAAGCCGGCTGGACTGGATATGTAAGAAAAACAACTTACCAATATCTTGCTACACAAAACCCGTGGCTGGATATGCCAGCTTCATTTAATAATACATGGGTAGTGGAAAGGTTTGCCGGTTTTAAAGGCTCGGCTGGTAATCATTTTACTTACAGTGCCAAAATTGGTTTTAATGAACTGAACAATCAACCGCTGTTTGTAAATAATTATTCAATAGACGATGGTGGCAAAACTTTTATAGTAGTAAATGAGCCCAGGATAAAAGTGCTGCATATGGGCGGTGAAATTGCTGTTACCGTCCAGGAAAAATTTTCATGGGAGGCAGGGTGGCAGGCAAACCAGTATTCAGGCCTGAAAGTAAATGATAAAGCATGGGGTTTGATACCTCTTGAATTTAGATCAGGATTGAAGCTGCAGGTAATAAAAGATCTATGGCTTAAATCTGATCTCTTTGCCTGGAGCGGCCCTAAATACCAGAAGGCAGATGGCAGTGATGGAAGTCTGAATGGCGCATTTGATCTGAATGCCGGACTGGAATTCAAGATCACAAAAGCCCTGAACCTATGGACACAATTCAATAATCTTACTAACAAACAATACCAGCGGTGGAATCAATATCCTGTTTATGGATTCAACTTTGCAGCCGGAATCGTATTTTCGTTTGCACAATTGACTAAATAA
- the lpdA gene encoding dihydrolipoyl dehydrogenase: MAYDVVVIGSGPGGYVAAIRASQLGFKTAVIEKESLGGICLNWGCIPTKALLKSAQVMEDIKHSKNYGIEATGTPNFEAVIKRSRGVADKMSKGVQFLMKKNKIDVVMGTAKLKAKGQIEVTAADGSKKTVEGKHIIIATGGRSRELPAMKIDGKKIIGYREAMVLPQLPKSMIVVGSGAIGVEFGYFYNSMGSKVTIVEFMPRVVPVEDEEISKELDKNFKKSGISIMLNSEVTSVDTSGAGVKAKVKTADGEVTLEADVLLSAVGVSANIEGIGLEEVGIKTDKGRIMVDKFYQTNIPGIYAIGDCVPGQALAHVASKEGIICIENIGYNEKKYNHQPEALDYGNVPGCTYCYPEIASVGYTEKQAKDAGFDIKVGKFPLSASGKASAAGHGEGFIKVIFDAKYGEWLGTHMIGYNVTEVIAETVTARKLETTYHEVLNSIHPHPTISESVKDAIEVAYGEAIHL, encoded by the coding sequence ATGGCATACGATGTAGTAGTTATTGGTAGCGGCCCCGGAGGTTATGTAGCAGCAATCAGGGCTTCACAATTAGGTTTTAAAACCGCAGTGATAGAGAAAGAAAGTCTCGGAGGTATTTGTTTGAACTGGGGCTGTATCCCAACAAAAGCACTGTTGAAAAGTGCCCAGGTAATGGAAGACATTAAGCATTCAAAAAATTACGGTATTGAAGCCACTGGCACTCCCAATTTTGAAGCAGTGATAAAAAGGAGCCGCGGTGTTGCCGACAAAATGAGTAAAGGTGTGCAGTTTCTGATGAAGAAGAATAAGATCGATGTGGTAATGGGTACCGCCAAATTAAAAGCAAAAGGTCAAATTGAAGTGACTGCAGCAGACGGTTCTAAAAAAACAGTTGAAGGCAAACATATCATCATTGCAACCGGTGGACGCAGTCGTGAATTGCCTGCAATGAAGATTGATGGTAAAAAAATCATTGGTTACCGTGAAGCGATGGTTTTACCTCAATTACCAAAATCGATGATCGTGGTAGGCAGTGGGGCTATTGGTGTTGAGTTTGGCTATTTCTATAATTCAATGGGATCGAAAGTGACGATCGTTGAATTTATGCCAAGAGTAGTTCCGGTTGAAGACGAAGAAATTTCAAAAGAACTGGATAAGAATTTTAAAAAGAGTGGAATTTCAATAATGTTGAATAGCGAAGTGACATCTGTTGATACATCCGGTGCCGGTGTAAAAGCAAAAGTAAAAACGGCAGATGGTGAAGTGACACTGGAAGCAGATGTTTTACTAAGCGCAGTTGGTGTTTCTGCTAATATTGAAGGAATCGGTTTGGAAGAAGTCGGAATTAAAACTGATAAAGGAAGAATAATGGTTGATAAATTTTATCAAACCAATATTCCAGGTATTTATGCAATTGGTGATTGTGTTCCGGGACAAGCACTTGCTCACGTTGCAAGCAAAGAAGGAATTATTTGCATTGAAAATATCGGTTACAACGAAAAGAAATACAATCATCAGCCAGAGGCATTAGATTATGGCAATGTACCAGGTTGTACTTATTGCTATCCTGAAATTGCATCGGTTGGCTATACGGAAAAACAAGCTAAGGATGCAGGGTTTGATATTAAAGTAGGTAAGTTCCCGTTAAGTGCAAGTGGTAAAGCTTCCGCTGCCGGACATGGTGAAGGTTTTATCAAAGTAATTTTTGATGCTAAATACGGCGAGTGGCTCGGCACACACATGATTGGTTATAATGTAACCGAAGTAATTGCGGAAACGGTTACTGCAAGAAAATTAGAAACTACCTATCATGAAGTATTAAATAGTATTCACCCCCACCCCACTATCAGTGAAAGTGTGAAAGATGCAATTGAAGTGGCGTATGGTGAGGCTATACATTTGTAA
- a CDS encoding tetratricopeptide repeat protein translates to MKKRFLLITAASLSITAFAQQTAFYKDPQATFKEAKEYFQKDQYSLAFPLFKELQEHSMETDRINLPVTSQEIEYYFIVCALKQNEGRSEDKAISYIDVEKNTARVQMLNFHLGEYYYRNQKFSDAATRYEGTNIVNLSNREIADMKFHQGYSYFTLQRFSEAKPLFNTIRKEKDDPNYLDANYYYGYLAFRDRQFNDALESFRIVENEKDYASVVPFYIAQIYYIQGKKEEAIEYVRNKLKGGNAQYYETELKQLIGHAHFERKEYAMALPYLEDYISKTKKVRREELYELAYSYYQANQLTKAIDGFKQLSGKEDSLSQHAMYLLGDAYLKTGQKTNARNAFLFCASNSSNPTQREISRYQYAKLSYELGYQDEALNSLRSFLADYPSSTYNAEARELLVDVLANTNNYRDAQVLLEGLSNPSPNAKRLYPRILYGRATEMINDGRLAEADALLDKALKDPNNASVLPFLNFWKGELAYRNDKLDDAIRYYNAYKDAGSPANGETNANTIRYNLGYCYLRKENYPAALTFFEPLGRNPALNSDQLSQDAYIRTADCYYMSRDFAKAKSMYENVIKFSWPAEDYATFQLAMIAGVKSNNEKVTLLNTMNRKFPTSPLVTDANMEVANTYLADQRYRDAIPFLNNVIKGNNTGLKPQAYLKTGIAYYNLDNNAEAIKQFKTLVSQYPNSPEAEDALDNVRVIYVEDGKPGEYADFMRQAGKPISVSTEDSLTYGAAFKLYQEGSVNNALNSLNTYLQRFPDGSFSIDANFYKGEIYNSKKDWNNALAGYESVAADAPNKFAEKALIGASRIYFFELKNYNQSEKFFGLLKQYSSTQETTLEAMRGLLRSQYQLKNWDAAEANAKELVNAKGSSSDDKALANMAIAKNYQVKGQYDLAIANYKSVVLLNKAALAAEARYEIANSWFTVSKLNDAEKAAFEVINKSGSYDYWVTKAYILLGDVYYAQKDYFNAKATFQSIVDNSINPELKGEAQTKLNKVIDEEGKASKVNGN, encoded by the coding sequence ATGAAGAAAAGATTTCTACTCATAACAGCAGCTTCGCTTAGCATAACCGCATTCGCACAGCAAACTGCTTTTTACAAAGACCCCCAGGCAACATTCAAAGAAGCAAAAGAATATTTTCAGAAAGACCAGTATAGCCTTGCTTTTCCGCTTTTTAAGGAATTGCAGGAGCATTCAATGGAAACCGACAGAATTAACCTGCCGGTTACTTCACAGGAGATCGAATATTACTTCATCGTTTGCGCACTGAAACAAAATGAAGGCCGTTCAGAAGATAAGGCCATTAGTTATATTGATGTAGAAAAAAATACAGCAAGAGTGCAGATGTTGAATTTCCACCTCGGTGAATATTATTACCGGAATCAAAAATTTTCTGATGCAGCAACCCGGTATGAGGGAACGAATATTGTAAACCTGAGCAACCGGGAAATTGCAGATATGAAATTTCACCAGGGTTATTCTTATTTTACCCTGCAACGGTTTAGCGAGGCAAAACCATTGTTCAATACTATCAGGAAAGAGAAGGATGATCCGAACTATCTCGATGCAAATTATTATTACGGGTATCTGGCTTTTCGTGACAGACAGTTCAACGATGCATTAGAAAGTTTCAGGATCGTTGAAAACGAAAAGGATTATGCGAGTGTAGTACCGTTTTATATTGCTCAGATATATTATATACAGGGTAAAAAAGAGGAAGCTATTGAATATGTCAGAAATAAACTGAAAGGCGGGAATGCACAATATTACGAAACGGAGCTTAAACAACTTATCGGTCATGCTCATTTTGAAAGAAAGGAATATGCAATGGCCTTACCTTATCTTGAAGATTATATAAGTAAGACAAAAAAAGTAAGAAGAGAAGAATTGTATGAACTTGCTTATTCTTACTATCAGGCTAACCAGCTTACAAAAGCAATTGATGGGTTTAAGCAACTTAGCGGAAAAGAAGATTCATTAAGCCAGCATGCAATGTACTTGCTGGGTGATGCGTATTTGAAAACCGGTCAGAAAACAAATGCGAGAAATGCTTTCCTGTTTTGTGCATCAAATAGCAGCAATCCTACACAGAGAGAAATTTCAAGATATCAATATGCAAAACTTTCATATGAGCTCGGCTACCAGGATGAAGCGTTGAACAGTCTTCGTTCTTTCCTTGCTGATTATCCATCTTCAACTTATAATGCCGAGGCTAGAGAATTGCTGGTAGATGTTTTAGCCAACACAAATAACTATCGTGATGCACAGGTTTTACTGGAAGGGTTATCAAATCCTTCCCCCAATGCAAAAAGATTATACCCGAGAATTTTATATGGCCGTGCTACTGAGATGATCAATGATGGAAGATTGGCAGAAGCCGATGCATTATTGGATAAAGCATTGAAAGATCCAAACAATGCTTCTGTGCTTCCATTCCTTAATTTCTGGAAAGGTGAGTTAGCTTATCGTAATGACAAATTGGATGATGCGATCCGCTACTATAATGCTTATAAAGATGCAGGTTCTCCGGCAAATGGTGAAACCAATGCAAATACGATACGGTACAACCTCGGATATTGTTATTTACGAAAAGAAAATTATCCTGCAGCATTGACTTTCTTTGAACCATTGGGAAGAAACCCGGCACTAAACAGTGACCAACTTTCACAGGATGCTTATATCCGCACAGCAGATTGTTATTATATGAGCCGTGATTTTGCAAAAGCAAAATCGATGTATGAGAATGTGATCAAATTTTCATGGCCGGCAGAAGATTATGCTACTTTCCAACTCGCCATGATCGCAGGCGTTAAAAGCAATAATGAAAAAGTTACTTTGCTTAATACGATGAACCGCAAGTTTCCAACTTCGCCGTTGGTAACTGATGCAAATATGGAAGTGGCAAACACCTATTTAGCTGATCAGCGTTACAGGGACGCCATTCCTTTTTTAAATAATGTGATCAAAGGAAATAATACAGGCCTCAAACCACAGGCTTACCTGAAAACCGGTATCGCTTATTATAATCTTGATAATAACGCAGAAGCAATAAAACAGTTTAAAACACTTGTATCACAATATCCCAATTCACCGGAAGCAGAAGATGCATTGGATAATGTAAGAGTGATCTATGTAGAAGATGGAAAGCCGGGTGAGTATGCTGATTTTATGCGGCAGGCAGGTAAGCCGATCAGTGTAAGTACAGAAGATTCGCTGACCTATGGCGCGGCATTTAAATTATACCAGGAAGGTTCCGTAAATAATGCTTTGAATTCATTAAATACTTATCTCCAACGTTTTCCTGATGGTTCTTTCAGCATCGATGCTAATTTTTATAAAGGAGAGATCTATAACAGTAAAAAAGACTGGAACAATGCACTGGCAGGATATGAATCAGTAGCAGCCGATGCGCCTAATAAATTTGCTGAGAAAGCCTTAATAGGGGCTTCAAGGATATATTTCTTTGAATTGAAGAACTATAACCAAAGCGAAAAGTTTTTTGGATTACTGAAGCAATATTCCAGCACACAGGAAACAACACTGGAAGCGATGCGTGGTTTATTGCGCAGCCAGTACCAGTTAAAAAATTGGGATGCTGCGGAAGCTAATGCAAAAGAACTGGTAAACGCAAAAGGCAGCAGCTCGGATGATAAAGCATTAGCAAATATGGCAATTGCTAAAAATTACCAGGTGAAAGGCCAATATGACCTGGCAATTGCAAACTATAAATCTGTCGTACTACTTAATAAAGCTGCACTGGCAGCAGAAGCCCGTTACGAAATTGCCAATAGTTGGTTTACTGTAAGCAAGCTGAATGATGCAGAAAAAGCAGCATTTGAAGTGATCAATAAATCCGGTTCCTATGATTACTGGGTAACGAAAGCTTATATACTGTTGGGCGATGTTTATTATGCACAGAAAGATTATTTCAATGCAAAAGCAACATTCCAAAGTATCGTAGATAATAGTATCAACCCTGAGTTGAAAGGAGAAGCGCAAACAAAATTAAATAAGGTAATAGATGAGGAAGGCAAGGCGAGTAAAGTGAATGGTAATTGA
- a CDS encoding class I SAM-dependent methyltransferase, with the protein MSNRIHYSHCPVCGSDKLSSALEAVDYTVSKQKFAIWHCNSCTFRFTQDVPAADSIAPYYQSEEYISHSDTGKGIINRLYHQVRKRTLGGKRKLVEGITGVKRGNILDVGAGTGAFLNEMKTTAWHITGLEPDAGARTMADKLYSLSFNTPDKLFELPQDNYDAITMWHVLEHVHDLNGYVAQFKKLLKPNGKLFIAVPNYTSYDAASYQEYWAAYDVPRHLYHFAPASMKKLIEKHGLKIISYKPMWYDSFYVSLLSSKYKNGKSNFFGAGLVGFVSNLKALFDVKKCSSVIYIISK; encoded by the coding sequence ATGAGCAATCGAATTCATTATTCACATTGTCCTGTTTGTGGAAGCGATAAACTTTCATCAGCATTGGAGGCTGTTGATTATACTGTAAGCAAACAGAAATTTGCCATCTGGCATTGCAATAGTTGCACATTTCGTTTTACGCAGGATGTTCCCGCCGCTGATTCGATTGCGCCTTACTATCAATCGGAAGAATATATATCACATTCAGATACCGGTAAAGGAATTATCAACCGGCTTTATCACCAGGTCAGGAAAAGAACTTTGGGCGGTAAAAGGAAATTGGTTGAAGGAATAACAGGAGTGAAGCGGGGGAATATACTTGATGTAGGTGCCGGTACAGGAGCATTTTTAAATGAAATGAAAACTACGGCCTGGCATATTACAGGGTTAGAGCCTGATGCCGGTGCAAGAACAATGGCAGATAAGCTCTATAGTTTATCATTCAACACCCCCGATAAGCTTTTTGAATTACCACAGGATAATTATGACGCCATTACGATGTGGCATGTGCTCGAGCATGTGCATGATCTTAATGGATATGTTGCGCAATTTAAAAAGCTATTAAAGCCAAATGGCAAATTATTTATAGCTGTTCCTAACTATACTTCATATGATGCTGCATCTTATCAAGAGTATTGGGCTGCGTATGATGTGCCGAGGCATTTGTATCATTTTGCACCGGCATCTATGAAGAAATTGATAGAAAAGCATGGACTGAAAATAATTTCTTATAAGCCTATGTGGTACGATAGTTTTTATGTTTCGCTGCTTAGCAGTAAGTATAAAAATGGCAAATCAAATTTCTTTGGAGCAGGTTTGGTCGGTTTTGTTTCAAATCTGAAAGCATTGTTTGATGTGAAGAAATGCAGCTCTGTGATTTACATTATTTCTAAGTAA
- a CDS encoding glutaminyl-peptide cyclotransferase, which produces MKNILILLFPLAMISCKNNDSNGTTTPDGPISNPPEQPAMLSYSIISPAYPHDTSSFTQGLAFYKGELYEGTGLPGKSKLMKVNLSSGKAEKSLKLEDKYFGEGITILNDTIYQLTWQNNVVFVYTVKDFKKVKQFTINTEGWGITHDGKNLIVSSGGNNLDYYDPSTFTKIKSVAVTQAGADAYNLNELEYIDGYIYANQWQASYIFKINPADGKIVATANLVKEEEAVIATYPQAGVLNGIAYNETTKKIYITGKNWPALYEIQFSK; this is translated from the coding sequence ATGAAAAATATTTTGATCCTCCTTTTCCCATTGGCAATGATCAGTTGTAAAAACAATGACTCAAACGGAACCACTACTCCCGATGGCCCGATCTCAAATCCACCTGAACAGCCAGCCATGTTAAGCTACTCAATCATTTCACCTGCTTATCCGCATGATACTTCCTCATTCACACAGGGTCTTGCATTTTATAAAGGGGAATTATACGAAGGAACCGGCTTGCCAGGAAAATCAAAACTGATGAAAGTAAATTTATCAAGTGGCAAGGCAGAGAAGTCACTAAAACTAGAAGATAAATATTTTGGCGAAGGCATCACAATTCTGAATGACACGATCTATCAACTTACTTGGCAGAATAATGTTGTATTCGTCTATACAGTGAAAGATTTTAAAAAAGTAAAGCAATTCACGATCAATACTGAAGGATGGGGCATTACCCATGACGGGAAAAACCTGATCGTAAGCTCCGGAGGCAACAACCTGGATTATTATGATCCGTCTACTTTTACCAAAATAAAATCAGTCGCTGTTACACAAGCTGGTGCAGATGCTTATAATTTAAATGAACTCGAATATATTGATGGATATATTTATGCTAATCAATGGCAGGCTTCCTATATTTTTAAGATCAATCCGGCTGATGGAAAAATAGTAGCCACCGCTAACCTTGTAAAAGAAGAGGAAGCAGTAATAGCCACGTACCCACAGGCGGGTGTGCTGAATGGAATTGCCTACAATGAAACCACAAAGAAGATCTATATCACAGGAAAAAACTGGCCAGCTTTATATGAGATCCAGTTCAGCAAATAA